Below is a genomic region from Spiroplasma endosymbiont of Dioctria linearis.
AAAAAGTATCCAGATTTATATTCATTGGCATATCTACATTTAATGTTTATTAAAAATGTTGAGGGAATTAGTCAAGTAGAGTTAGCAGATTTAACTAATACAAATACTTCAACCATGCACAGAAACATCAAATCATTAACTGATAATAACTATATTGTCAAAAAAATTTCTACAAGAGCAAATGAAAATGAAATTTACTTAACTCAAAAAGGTGAACAAGTAGTAAAAGATATAATTGAATGAGTTAATGAATATGAAAAAGAAATGGGCTTTAATGAAGAAAATACAAGAGAATTAACAATGATGTTTAAAAAAATAATCAATAAGTATTCTGATTTTTAATATCAGAAATTATTAAAACAATTTAAATAATGGCTTATTAAAAAGTTATATGAGAATAAGCAAAATAATAGATCTTTTAATAGTATGCTATCATTTTATCATCTTTAAATTCACAATAAATAACACTTTTATATTTGAATTTTATACAATAAGTTATAAAATAATTATGTAATTAAATAAACTATAATAATTTTTTAGTTTATAAAATTATAAAATAGGTATTAATAATAAAGGGGTAAAATTATGAAAAAATTATTAGGATTATTAGGGACAAGTTGTTTATCAATTGCAGTTAGTTCTAACGTAGTTTCTTGTTTTGATACTACACCAAAAATTAAACATACATTTGCTGATGAATTTGACATCTTTGAACTTGGCGATATTTCAGGACAAGAAGATGTACCAACATTGGAAACAATATATGATGCTATATTCAAAGCTCATGAAAATGTTATTGACTGAAGATTAACAGTCGAGTTTGAATGAATTGTATTTGTAGATACACCAACAAAGGAATCTTGTACAATTAAAGTAATTGATAAAATGGCTGTTCCTTTTCATACAGGAGAAGTCACATTTACATATAAATATCAACAGATATTGGAACCTGAAATTTCTTATGATTTATTTGTTGAACAAAGAGATATCAAAAGGAGAACTGGATCTATAGAAGAAATAAGTAAATTTTCAAATTTAGTCTATAATTGAAAATGAATCGCAGATTTGACATCATCATCTCAATTAGTTTATACTGATTTGAAAAGTTATGGAACAAGTAGTGGTCAAGGATTATGCGAATATATAGCATTAAATATGTTAATAAATTATTCTCAAATATTTGGTAAGCATAATTTATATTCTACTTATTATAAAAATAAATATTTTTATCAGTTAAATTCTAAAGATGTAAGGCATTATGAATATGGTAGTGGTAATAAAAGAGCGATTCCTTATTTAATGTATGATAAAATTCGCTCAGATAAAGGGGGAAAATGAACTGACATTCGTGAAGGTAAAAGTATGAGAAAAATTATGAAGAAATGACTAGGTGATTATTCAAATAATTTAATTGATGATTATTCAGTTAGTTGATCACATACTTCAAAACCTGAAACTTGAATAAAAAAATATAATAGACCAGTATTACTTTCATTTTTTGCTAAAGGAGAGGCCCACTCAATTGTAATATATGGTTATAATAGTTCAACTGAAGAATATGCAGTTAATTATGGTTGACCTGGTATTGATAATGGGAAACAAATAATTAAAAAATCTGAAATATGATCATATTTTAGTATGGGCTTTTGATATGGTCTAAGAGATAAATAAAATTAAATAATTTATTTATCCGAAATAATCAGTCAATAAAATAGATAACTTTAAAAAGACTAAGCAGTTAATAGAAAGGTTGTCAATTTTTTCTGACCAAATAATAGATCTTTTAAGAGTATTCTATCTTTTTATCATCTTTAAACTTCCAATAAATAACACTTTTATGTTTTAATTTTATACAATAAGTTATAAAATAATTATGTATTAAATAAACTATAGTATTTTTTTAGTTTATAAAATTATAAAATAGGTATTAATAATGAAAGGGTAACATTATGAAAAAATTATTAGGATTATTAGGGGCAAGCTGCTTATCAATTACAGCTAGTTCTAACGTAGTTTCTTGTTTTGATACTAGACCAAAAATTAAACAAACATTTGCCGATGAATTTAAAGTTTTTGAGCTTGGTAATATTTCAGGAGAAGAAGATGTACCAACTTTGGAAACAATATATGATGCTATATTAAAAGCTCATGAAAATATTACTGACTGAAGATTAACAGTTGATTTTGAATGAATTGTATTTGTAGATATACCAACTAATGAATCTTGTACAATTAAAGTGATTGATAAATGAGCTATTCCTTTTTATACAGGAGAAGTCACATTTACATATAAATATCAAAAGATATTGGAACCTGAAATTTCTTAAGTTTTTTTTCTTGTACAAAGAGATATCAAAAAGAGAACTGGATCTATAGAAGAAATAAGTAAATTCTCAAATTTACTTTCTAATTGAGAATGAATAGCAAATTTAGAATCAGCATCTCAATTAGATTATACTGATATTTCTAAAGGCAAGAGTAAGAGAAAACTATGATTATTTAGTTGCTTGATCATAACTTATGATCTTGAAATCTGAATTAAAAAAGCAGGATAGA
It encodes:
- a CDS encoding MarR family winged helix-turn-helix transcriptional regulator — translated: MKKQYNLDNLSTLVKGNLVIIIISKRISKDMMKKYPDLYSLAYLHLMFIKNVEGISQVELADLTNTNTSTMHRNIKSLTDNNYIVKKISTRANENEIYLTQKGEQVVKDIIEWVNEYEKEMGFNEENTRELTMMFKKIINKYSDF
- a CDS encoding putative cysteine peptidase; this encodes MKKLLGLLGTSCLSIAVSSNVVSCFDTTPKIKHTFADEFDIFELGDISGQEDVPTLETIYDAIFKAHENVIDWRLTVEFEWIVFVDTPTKESCTIKVIDKMAVPFHTGEVTFTYKYQQILEPEISYDLFVEQRDIKRRTGSIEEISKFSNLVYNWKWIADLTSSSQLVYTDLKSYGTSSGQGLCEYIALNMLINYSQIFGKHNLYSTYYKNKYFYQLNSKDVRHYEYGSGNKRAIPYLMYDKIRSDKGGKWTDIREGKSMRKIMKKWLGDYSNNLIDDYSVSWSHTSKPETWIKKYNRPVLLSFFAKGEAHSIVIYGYNSSTEEYAVNYGWPGIDNGKQIIKKSEIWSYFSMGFWYGLRDK
- a CDS encoding lipoprotein; its protein translation is MKKLLGLLGASCLSITASSNVVSCFDTRPKIKQTFADEFKVFELGNISGEEDVPTLETIYDAILKAHENITDWRLTVDFEWIVFVDIPTNESCTIKVIDKWAIPFYTGEVTFTYKYQKILEPEIS